The Candidatus Micrarchaeia archaeon genome contains the following window.
CAGTGACCACCACAGGGGACTGGGGAACGACCTGGGAAACTATGAGCGGAATTGCTGTTCCGAAAACTCCCACGGGAAGTATGTTGCCCTTCACCATCCCGCGCCCTATCACTTTGCGCTTCACGTACTGCTCGAAGCCTGGGCTGTAGCGCATGGCTTCGCGCGGGGAAAGCACTATGCGCTTGGCTTCCTTCACTTCTATGCGCTCGAGCTTGACTTTGTCCCCGAGCCCGACTCCGGTGTTCTGGCGCACCGTGCCGTCCATGCGCACCATGTCCAGCCCTTCGTCTTCCGGGTGGCTCTGCCAAACTACCGCGATTGCGGACTTCTTGCCGCTTAATTTCACGAAATCCCCGGTAGCGAGGTTGAGCTCCTTCTTGGCTTTGGAATCTATGCGGACTATGCCGCGCCCTATGTCGTTCTGGAGCGCCTCTGAAACCTTCAGGAGAATGTTTTTTCCGTCCATCCCAACACCCCAATTATTTTCTCTTCCAGTCTTATAAACCACTACCTGCCGAACAGGGTTTCATCTATGCGCCCTGCCATCGCGCGCAGCAGGCGCATGCGCCTGAGCATGTCAGCTTCGACTTCCTCCACGGTCTTTTCCAGGCTTCCCCCGCGAAGGTAGTATTCGCGGCCGCGCCGCACTATCAGGCCTGCGCGCATGAACGTGTTCATGTGATAAACTACTGCAGCTTGGGTAACGTTGTTCGTGCGCGTTATCTCTATCGTCTTCACGCCGCCGCCTTTCCTGCTCGCGTCCAGGAGATGCAGGAATATGTCGAATGCGAGCCGGTCCCTTTTCGGGTCCATGTCCAGGCATTTGCACATCCACACCAGCTCGGATTTTACGTCGCTGGAATGCGGCGCGTCCAGCCCCACTATGGTTATTTTCTGCACTCGCTGGGCTCCCATGGAATAGATTGGAAAGGATAAATTTAAAAGGATTTGTTAAAATAATAAAAGATTACTTAAAATATTGCAGGCACGATTGCATGGCTGAGAAATTACCCAAGAAAGAGGAAATTGCGGAGATAGCGCACGAAGAGCCGAAGGAAATTTCCGGAGCGAAGGGGATGAAGGAGCTGGGTACGGAGAAGAAAAAGCCCGAGATTGGCGCGGACGAAAAGCCTGGGCTTCCTGAGGAGAGCGGAAAGGAGCTTGAGGAGGATTTGGTAAGGCTGCAGGCTGAGTTCGAGAATTACAGGAAAAGGACGCAGAAGGAGATGGGCGAGAGGAAGGAATTGGGGAAGATGGAGCTTGCGAAATCCCTGCTCAGCACGGTGGATGAGTTCGAGAATGCGCTCGGGCACCTGAAGGGCGAGGAGAAGAAGGGGATGGAGATGGTGCTTGCGAACATGCGGAAGGCGCTTGAGAAGGAAGGAGTCAGGGAGATGAAGTGCGATGGGGAGAAATACGACCCGTACATGCACGAAGTGGTTTTGCAGCAGGAGAGCGAGAGGGAAAGCGGAACTGTGCTGCAGGTCGCGAGGAAAGGGTACCTGTTCGGGGAAAAAGTGCTGAGGCATGCGCAAGTCATAGTTGCGAAAAAGAAGGAAATGGTACAGGCGAAAAAAGATGACGATGCAAAAGGCGGAGATGGAGGGAAAGAAAAGGAATGACGCGAAACGCGAAAATGAAGAAAAATAAAAGGTGAATGATATGGCAGGCGAAAAAATAATAGGGATTGATTTAGGAACTTCAAATTCTGCTGCTGCGGTCCTGGAAGCCGGGAGGCCGGTCATAGTTCCAAGCGCAGAGGGCGCTTCGCTTTATGGAAAGGCTTTCCCGAGCTATGTTTCAATAAATGCTGACGGAACCAGGATTGTCGGGGAGCCGGCGAAAAGGCAGGCTGTGGCTAATCCGCACGGGACAGTGAGCGCGTTCAAGAGGAAGATGGGCACTAATTACTTGTACGAAATCCACGGGAAGAAATACAAGCCCCAGGAGCTTTCTGCGATGCTGCTCCAGAAAATCAAGGCGGATGCAGAGTCGTTTTTGGGCCAGCCGGTGAAGAAAGCCGTAATTACCGTCCCTGCTTATTTTGACGACAACCAGAGGCAGGCTACGAAGGACGCGGGCGAGATTGCGGGGTTGGAAGTTGTGCGGCTGGTGAACGAGCCTACGGCAGCGTGCCTTGCCTACGGGCTGGACAAGGCCGGGAAGGACATGAAGGTAATGGTGTTCGATTTGGGCGGAGGGACGCTGGACGTAACCATCATGGAATTCGGGGGTAATGTTTTTGAAGTGAAGTCCACGAGCGGGGACACCCAGCTCGGAGGAACGGACATGGACAACATAATAGTGGATTATCTGGTGGACCAGTTCAGGAAGGAGAGCGGAACGGATGTGAGGAACGACGCACAGGCAGTGCAGAGGCTCAGGGAGGCGGGGGAAAAAGCGAAGATTGAGCTTTCAACGACTTTGCAGAGCGAGATAAGCCTGCCGTTCCTGGCTTCGGACGCGAAGGGGCCGAAGCACTTTTCGCACAAGTTCACAAGGGCTAAGCTCGAGGAGCTCGTGAGGCCGGTGATAGAGAGGTGCTCCAAGCCTGTGGAGCAGGCGCTCAGGGACGCCAAAATGAGCCCTG
Protein-coding sequences here:
- a CDS encoding nucleotide exchange factor GrpE produces the protein MAEKLPKKEEIAEIAHEEPKEISGAKGMKELGTEKKKPEIGADEKPGLPEESGKELEEDLVRLQAEFENYRKRTQKEMGERKELGKMELAKSLLSTVDEFENALGHLKGEEKKGMEMVLANMRKALEKEGVREMKCDGEKYDPYMHEVVLQQESERESGTVLQVARKGYLFGEKVLRHAQVIVAKKKEMVQAKKDDDAKGGDGGKEKE